A genome region from Rhodanobacter thiooxydans includes the following:
- a CDS encoding Na+/H+ antiporter subunit C produces MELVLAASIGILAASGVWLLLRPRTFQVIIGLTLISYAVNLFIFSIGGLRTGADPVLRDAAGDIAQYADPLPQALVLTAIVIGFATTALFLVVLLTSRGLTGNDHVDGEDGSA; encoded by the coding sequence ATGGAACTGGTGCTTGCCGCTTCGATCGGAATACTTGCCGCCTCCGGCGTGTGGTTGCTGCTGCGTCCGCGCACGTTCCAGGTGATCATCGGACTGACCCTGATCTCCTACGCCGTTAACCTGTTCATCTTCTCCATCGGCGGTTTGCGCACCGGCGCCGATCCGGTGCTGCGCGACGCGGCCGGCGACATTGCACAGTACGCGGACCCGTTGCCGCAGGCGCTGGTGCTCACCGCGATCGTCATTGGTTTTGCCACCACCGCGCTGTTCCTGGTGGTGCTGCTGACCTCGCGCGGGCTGACCGGCAACGACCACGTCGACGGCGAGGACGGCAGCGCATGA
- a CDS encoding monovalent cation/H+ antiporter subunit D, producing the protein MNHLVIAPIVTPLLIAALQLLVGEKHRRTVLALSVASCSALVLLAAALMHAVAGEGALAAVYRIGDWPARFGIVLVADRLSALMVLLNGVLALALLPYALGRWQHRGGHFQPLLQFLLMGLNGAFLTGDLFNLFVFFEVLLAASYGLALHGSGARRVSAGLHYIAVNLTASMLFLLGVSLIFGVTGTLNMAALAELIPHVPERTRALLHAGAALLGVAFLIKTAMWPLGFWLPRTYAAASPAVAAMFALMTKVGIYVLLRLGLLLFGDGAGPASAHFGSGWMLWGGVATVVAGTVGMLGARDLAKLAGYNVLLSSGTLLGAIGLQQPAVTTGALAYLVVSTLAIAAFFLLAGLLASDGDDDTDDTLSLEPYEQPGEPATNESLYAQEDESRVVISAPIAMLGASFLACALLLAGLPPLSGFLAKLAMLTPMLEAGARPGAGLLFALIIVAGFCTVIALCRAGIQIFWVEPERIFPKVRLVESASIAVLLGLCLLLTVLVETPLRYLRDTAGQLHAPAGYIHAVLPPAQVPP; encoded by the coding sequence ATGAACCATCTGGTGATCGCGCCCATCGTCACGCCGCTGCTGATCGCCGCGCTGCAGCTGCTGGTGGGCGAGAAGCACCGGCGCACGGTGCTGGCGCTCAGCGTCGCCTCGTGCAGCGCGCTGGTGCTGCTGGCCGCGGCGCTGATGCATGCGGTGGCTGGTGAAGGTGCGCTGGCCGCGGTGTACCGCATCGGCGACTGGCCGGCGCGCTTCGGCATCGTGCTGGTGGCCGACCGGTTGTCGGCGCTGATGGTGCTGCTGAACGGCGTGCTGGCGCTGGCGCTGCTGCCGTACGCGCTGGGCCGCTGGCAGCATCGCGGCGGCCACTTCCAGCCGCTGCTGCAGTTCCTGCTGATGGGCCTGAACGGCGCCTTCCTCACCGGCGACCTGTTCAACCTGTTCGTGTTCTTCGAGGTGCTGCTGGCGGCGTCCTACGGCCTCGCCCTGCACGGCTCGGGCGCGCGGCGGGTCAGTGCGGGGCTGCACTACATCGCGGTGAACCTGACCGCCTCGATGCTGTTCCTGCTCGGCGTCAGCCTGATCTTCGGCGTTACCGGCACGCTGAACATGGCCGCGCTGGCCGAGCTGATCCCGCACGTGCCCGAGCGCACCCGCGCGCTGCTGCACGCGGGCGCGGCGCTGCTCGGCGTGGCGTTCCTGATCAAGACCGCGATGTGGCCGCTGGGCTTCTGGCTGCCGCGCACCTATGCGGCGGCGTCGCCGGCGGTGGCGGCGATGTTTGCGCTGATGACCAAGGTCGGCATCTACGTGCTGCTGAGGCTCGGCCTGCTGCTGTTCGGCGATGGCGCCGGTCCGGCGTCGGCCCACTTCGGCAGCGGCTGGATGCTGTGGGGCGGCGTGGCCACCGTGGTTGCCGGCACCGTCGGCATGCTCGGCGCGCGCGACCTGGCCAAGCTGGCCGGCTACAACGTGCTGCTCTCCTCCGGCACCCTGCTCGGCGCGATCGGCCTGCAGCAGCCGGCGGTGACCACCGGCGCGCTGGCCTACCTGGTGGTCTCCACGCTGGCGATCGCCGCGTTCTTCCTGCTCGCCGGCCTGCTCGCCTCCGACGGCGACGACGACACCGACGACACGCTGAGCCTGGAACCGTACGAGCAGCCGGGCGAACCCGCCACCAACGAAAGCCTGTACGCGCAGGAGGACGAGAGCCGGGTGGTGATCTCCGCGCCGATCGCCATGCTCGGCGCCAGCTTCCTCGCCTGCGCGCTGCTGCTGGCCGGGCTGCCGCCGCTGTCGGGTTTCCTCGCCAAGCTGGCCATGCTGACGCCGATGCTGGAAGCCGGCGCGCGGCCTGGCGCGGGGCTGCTGTTCGCGCTGATCATTGTGGCCGGCTTCTGCACGGTGATCGCGCTGTGCCGCGCCGGCATCCAGATTTTCTGGGTCGAGCCGGAGCGGATCTTCCCGAAGGTAAGGCTGGTGGAGAGCGCCTCCATCGCGGTGCTGCTCGGCCTGTGCCTGCTGCTGACCGTGCTGGTCGAGACGCCGCTGCGCTACCTGCGCGACACCGCCGGTCAGCTGCATGCGCCGGCCGGCTACATCCACGCAGTGCTGCCGCCGGCGCAGGTGCCGCCATGA
- a CDS encoding Na+/H+ antiporter subunit E: MIRRWLPYPILSALLLLIWLLLSQSVAPGTILLGALLGIALGKMFGLLRPPKAQLRNYPLLGGLFLRVVLDIFRSNLAVGRLILRRDRRARSGFVAIPLQLTDRYGLAVLACIITSTPGTIWVSYDPSANILLIHVLDLVDEAGWIDTIKQRYERPLLEIFQ, encoded by the coding sequence ATGATCCGCCGCTGGCTGCCGTACCCGATCCTGTCCGCGCTGCTGCTGCTGATCTGGCTGCTGCTGAGCCAGAGCGTCGCGCCCGGCACGATCCTGCTCGGCGCGCTGCTGGGCATCGCGCTGGGGAAGATGTTCGGCCTGCTGCGTCCGCCGAAGGCGCAGCTGCGCAACTACCCGCTGCTCGGCGGGCTGTTCCTGCGCGTGGTGCTGGACATCTTCCGCTCGAACCTGGCGGTGGGCCGGCTGATCCTGCGTCGCGACCGCCGCGCGCGCTCCGGCTTCGTGGCGATCCCGCTGCAGCTCACCGACCGCTACGGCCTCGCCGTGCTGGCATGCATCATCACCTCCACGCCGGGCACCATCTGGGTCAGCTACGACCCGAGCGCGAACATCCTGCTGATCCATGTACTGGACCTGGTCGACGAGGCGGGCTGGATCGACACCATCAAGCAGCGCTACGAACGCCCCCTGCTGGAGATCTTCCAATGA
- a CDS encoding K+/H+ antiporter subunit F: MSHGLLTAAVIAAQILLLLAMSFSIIRMVRGPRAQDRVLALDALYVNAMLLLLTIGIRSGSLLYVEAGLIIALLGFASTVALSKFLMRGQVIE; the protein is encoded by the coding sequence ATGAGCCACGGCCTGCTCACCGCCGCCGTCATCGCCGCGCAGATCCTGCTGCTGCTGGCGATGAGCTTCTCGATCATCCGCATGGTGCGCGGCCCGCGCGCGCAGGACCGCGTGCTGGCGCTGGACGCGCTGTACGTCAACGCGATGCTGCTGCTGCTCACCATCGGCATCCGCAGCGGCAGCCTGCTCTACGTCGAGGCCGGGCTGATCATCGCGCTGCTCGGTTTCGCCAGCACGGTGGCACTGTCGAAATTCCTGATGCGTGGGCAGGTGATCGAATGA
- the mnhG gene encoding monovalent cation/H(+) antiporter subunit G, whose protein sequence is MSHLDALPPWAAILVAVFVILGALFAFVGSLGLLRLKNFYQRVHAPTLGTTLGTFFMLAGSITCFSVLHGRPIFYEILIGVFLTLTTPITLMLLVRAALYRDREEGSADVPQAQLHE, encoded by the coding sequence ATGAGCCATCTCGACGCGCTGCCGCCGTGGGCGGCGATCCTGGTCGCCGTATTCGTCATACTGGGCGCGCTGTTCGCCTTCGTCGGCTCGCTCGGCCTGCTGCGCCTGAAGAACTTCTACCAGCGCGTGCACGCGCCGACCCTGGGCACCACGCTGGGCACGTTCTTCATGCTGGCCGGCTCGATCACCTGCTTCTCGGTGCTGCACGGCCGGCCGATCTTCTACGAGATCCTGATCGGCGTGTTTCTCACCCTGACCACCCCGATCACCCTGATGCTGCTGGTACGCGCCGCGCTGTACCGCGACCGTGAGGAAGGCTCGGCGGACGTGCCGCAGGCGCAGCTGCACGAATAG